Proteins encoded by one window of Cydia fagiglandana chromosome Z, ilCydFagi1.1, whole genome shotgun sequence:
- the LOC134678360 gene encoding peroxisomal membrane protein PEX16 produces MEKLSLKEFFAAYKRWVISNPNLVTDVETVATWSSYFVAGKINKSPIVSELVYSLSKLLSLFNDKLIREAYGSEVQFYSLREQIKLWLTVIHYSEVFVELVVKNRWGNKGKWTIATLLQLFKCSSALILLLRFKELPIQHPPVAALQRKKFTEEKTSEDGEGSFFTLKRSGRVIRRVDGAPPVAFRDWQPVKLKDDNSLPVNVKDLVYAESLHILKPLIHLAAMRVFGTKAWRQWLVSLGIDLASLKLYNRHMKDLTADQRLEISRRKLGLVLYLLRSPMYNGYSKNVIESVLTSASNKVPLMAFICGPVIQYLNHWQDIYFYMWAS; encoded by the coding sequence ATGGAGAAGTTGTCACTGAAGGAGTTTTTCGCGGCGTATAAGAGGTGGGTGATAAGTAATCCTAATTTGGTTACCGACGTCGAGACAGTGGCTACATGGTCCTCATACTTCGTCGCCGGGAAGATAAACAAGTCACCTATAGTCTCCGAACTCGTGTATTCTCTGTCTAAGCTGCTTTCTTTGTTCAACGATAAATTAATACGAGAGGCGTACGGCTCGGAAGTGCAGTTCTACAGTCTTAGGGAGCAGATTAAGCTATGGCTGACCGTCATACATTATTCTGAGGTATTTGTGGAGCTTGTGGTTAAGAATAGATGGGGGAATAAGGGGAAATGGACGATCGCTACGCTACTTCAGCTGTTCAAGTGTTCTTCAGCTCTGATACTACTCTTAAGGTTCAAGGAGCTTCCCATTCAGCACCCGCCTGTGGCTGCGCTTCAAAGGAAGAAGTTCACAGAAGAAAAAACAAGTGAAGATGGTGAGGGCTCATTTTTCACTTTAAAACGATCAGGAAGGGTGATAAGACGCGTCGACGGCGCTCCGCCGGTCGCCTTCAGAGATTGGCAGCCAGTGAAACTAAAAGATGATAACAGCCTTCCAGTTAATGTCAAGGACTTGGTGTATGCTGAATCTCTGCATATACTAAAGCCGTTGATTCATTTAGCAGCTATGAGAGTGTTTGGAACCAAAGCGTGGCGGCAGTGGCTCGTGTCGCTAGGCATCGACTTAGCAAGCTTGAAGCTGTATAACCGTCACATGAAAGACTTAACGGCTGACCAGAGGCTGGAGATTAGCCGCAGGAAACTTGGACTTGTACTATATTTATTACGTAGCCCAATGTACAATGGGTATTCAAAGAATGTAATAGAAAGTGTTCTGACATCGGCGTCAAACAAAGTTCCGTTGATGGCGTTTATCTGTGGCCCAGTCATACAGTATCTTAACCACTGGCAAGATATCTATTTCTACATGTGGGCTTCATAa
- the LOC134678079 gene encoding isatin hydrolase-like, translated as MWLKIIVFVCLANVWANVGADNCKLNDIISNGDLVFNDLSHNFDEKTVYWPYVKPFAFTKKTADIREDGWYASNEFEAGEHGGTHMDAPYHFYKEGKFVGEIPMEKLILPLIIVDISSRVNNDPNFVLYKHHLDYLLNDNNGKPCMIIFKFGWSKFYGDKQKYLGMNEIAGTLNFPGLSQEVAEWITTSYKNVVGIGVDTPSLDPGSSTTFPVHRITMAAGLYGMENVKLDTPVPEYGCTGVAMPMKIAKGTGGPLRLAAICPKTVPTTF; from the exons ATGTGGTTGAAGATTATCGTATTCGTGTGCTTGGCCAATGTGTGGGCCAATGTTGGCGCAGATAACTGCAAATTAAATGATATCATTTCCAACGGTGATCTGGTTTTCAACGATTTGTCGCACAATTTTGATGAGAAAACTGTGTATTGGCCGTATGTGAAACCATTTGCGTTTACGAAGAAAACTGCTGATATTAGAGAAGATGGCtg GTATGCATCGAATGAGTTCGAGGCCGGAGAACATGGTGGAACACATATGGATGCACCGTATCACTTCTACAAAGAAGGCAAATTCGTCGGTGAAATACCTATGGAGAAGCTCATACTGCCTC TAATAATAGTCGATATCAGCTCACGCGTCAATAACGATCCGAACTTTGTGCTCTACAAGCATCATTTGGACTATTTGCTAAACGACAACAATGGAAAACCCTGCATGATCATATTCAAGTTCGGTTGGAGCAAGTTTTATGGCGACAAACAGAAATATTTGGGTATGAACGAGATAGCTGGTACGCTCAACTTTCCCG GTCTCAGCCAAGAGGTAGCCGAATGGATAACGACATCGTACAAGAACGTGGTCGGTATAGGCGTAGACACGCCCTCCTTGGACCCGGGCAGCAGCACCACCTTCCCTGTCCACAGGATCACTATGGCTGCTGGCTTGTACGGCATGGAGAACGTTAAGCTTGACACCCCAGTTCCAG AGTATGGTTGCACTGGCGTGGCAATGCCTATGAAGATAGCAAAGGGCACGGGAGGACCTCTCCGGCTAGCTGCCATATGTCCAAAGACAGTACCAACAACGTTTTAA